The stretch of DNA AAGGTCGTCCGCGTCAACAAATATACGGTGCTTTACAGAGAGGTCAGATAAAAATGAGAAAAGATTTTCTGCCGTTTTCAAGGCCGAGCGTTAAGGAGGAGGCAATTGCCGAGGTAGCCGATTCAATCAGAAGCGGCTGGCTTGCAATGGGCCCCAAAACTATAAAATTTGAAGAGGAGTTCGCCGCGTACACCGGCGCAAGTTTTGCTCTTTCCGCCAATTCCGCAACTGCGGGGCTTCACTGCGCCGCAATGGCGCTGGAACTCGGCGCGGGAGACGAGGTTATCACAACGCCGATGACTTTCGCGGCGACCGTGAACGCCGTTCTTTTTACCGGCGCGAGGCCTGTTTTTGCCGATATTGACAGAAACACGCTGGATATAGTGCCGGAGAATATTGAGAAGCTGATTACGCCGCGCACGAAGGCAATTATCCCCGTTCATTTTGCCGGTATGCCGTGTGATATGGACAAAATTGAGGCGATTGCGGAGAAGTACAATCTCGCGATTATAGAGGATTCGGCACACGCTCTCGGCGCCGCCTACAAGGGACGCAAAATCGGCGCCGACAGAGGCGCGCGCAGACTTTCGGTTTTCAGTTTTCATCCGACGAAGAATATTACGACGGGCGAGGGCGGCATGATCTGCACTCAGGACGAAGAGCTTGCGGAGAGAATTCAGGTGCTCCGCCAGAACGGCATGTCAAAGGGCGCGTGGAACCGCTACGCGGCAAAGGGAAATTCAAATTACGACATTCCGTTCCCCGGCCTTAAATACACTATGCTTGACATCAACGCGGCAATCGGACGTTCGCAGCTGACGCAGGTTGACGAATTCAACGCGCGCCGCACGGAGATTGTGAACACCTACAAACGCGAGCTTGCGGACGTGAAGGGAATTATTCTGCCGAAGCCAGCGCCGTGGGAACACACGCACAGCTGGCACATTTTTACGCCGTTTATTGATACTGACGCGCTCGGATTTTCGCGCGACGAGTTTATGGCGCGGATGAAGGCGCTTAACATAGGAACGGCGCTGCATTATCAGGCACTGCACCTGTTCACCTGCTACGGCGCGGTTACCGGCATGAAGCGCGGCGACCTGCCGGAGGCAGAGTACGTTTCTGACAGAATAGTTTCGCTGCCGCTTTTCCCTGCGATGACGGACGAGGACGTTCAGGACGTTGTAGAAGCAGTTAAGAAAGTGTGCGAATAACGTACGCATGGTTGAGCTAAACTCCCGGAGGTTATCGTATGAAAAACGTTGAGGTTTCAATTGTAATTCCTGTGTACAACGAGGAACAGTCGCTTCCGGCGCTGTTTGCAGAGCTGTGGCCGGTTGTAGAAGGGCTGGGGCGTTCCGTTGAGGTTATCCTGATTAACGACGGAAGCAGGGACGCGACGCTTGGCATGCTGTACGATTTTCAGCAGCAGCACAAGGAGGCGCGCGTGATTGACCTCGGCGCCAATTTCGGTCAGCACATGGCGCTGCTTGCGGGCTTTGAGTACACTCGCGGAAGCAAGATTATCACGCTTGACGCAGACCTTCAAAATCCGCCCGCGGAGATTCCGAGACTGCTTGAAGAGATGGACAAGGGACATGACGTTGTCGGCACTTACCGCGTCGGGCGTCAGGATCCGTGGTTCAGAAAGTTTGCTTCAAAATGGGTGAACAGGATTACGAACAGGATAGCGAAGCTTACGATTAAGGATTACGGCTGTATGCTGCGAGGCTATGACCGCAGAATTATTGACATTATCAATGTCAGCAAAGAGTCAAGCACGTTTATTCCCGCGCTTGCGCAGAAGTTTGCGGTCAATCCCGTTGAAATTCCCGTTGCGCACAGGGAGCGTGAGTTCGGCGTTTCAAAGTACGGGCTGTTCCAGCTGATAAGGCTTAATTTCGACCTTATGACGAATTTTTCGCTGGTTCCGCTTCAGGCTGTCACCATGGCGGGTATGTTTTTCTCGTTTGTTTCCGTGCTTCTGCTTGTGTTTATGTTTATCCGCCGCGTGGTGCTCGGAATAGGCACGTGGCAGATGTTCATACAGCATTCGTTTGAGGCGTTCGGCTTCCTCCTGACTGCGATTACGCTTATTTCCGTCGGGGTGCTCGGCGAGTACGTAGGCAGAATTTACAAGGAAGTAAGCAAGCGTCCGCGCTATTCCGTCCGCAGGGTGTACGAAACGGAGGACGACGAATAATGCGTCCGCGTATCGTGGTTTTCGCCTACAGCGAGGTCGGCAGCGTATGTCTTAAGCAGCTTGTGAAGCAGGGTGCGAATATCGCCGCAGTCTTTACGCACGAGGATGACCCGAACGAGGAAATATGGTTTCAGTCGGTGAAGAACGTTGCGCAGGAGGCGGGTATTCCGGTGCGCACGCCGAAGAAACTGGACGAAGCTGAGCTTGAATATTTCCGTTCGCTTAAGCCGGAGCTCGTGCTTTCAATGTATTACCGCGCGATTATTCCTGACGGCGTGCTTGAGGTGCCGCGTTTGGGCGCCTACAATATTCACGGTGCACTGCTTCCGAAGTACAGGGGACGCGCATGCGTGAACTGGGCGGTGCTGAACGGGGAGACTAAAACCGGCTCAACACTGCACGTTATGACGAGTTTCGCCGACAGGGGCGACATCGTTGACCAGGAAGAGGTCTCAATTGAGTTTGAAGATACGGCGCACGACGTTTTTCTCAAGGTTGTCGAAGCGTCAAGAAAGATAATAGAGCGCCGGCTTCCGGAGCTGGAGGCAGGCACTGCGCCGCGCAGGGCACAGGACGAAAGCCAGGCTACGAAATTCGGCAGACGCCGTCCTGAGGACGGGATAATTGACTGGAGCAGAAGCGCGGTTGAAATTTACAATCTTGTCCGCGCCGTTACTCATCCTTTCCCCGGCGCGTTCACTGAATTTGAGGGGAAGAAAATGTTTGTATGGAAAGCGCGCCCCGTTGAGGGAAGCGCTGCTCCGAAGAAAATCGTAAGCAAAAGCCCGTTCCTTATCGGCACGGGAGACGGGCTTCTTGAAATACTGTCCTTCCAGTTTGAGGGCGGGGAAGAAAAGGAGACATTCTGATGAAAATATTTATCACAGGCGTAAACGGATTTATAGGCACTCATTTCCTTGAATACGCAAAGAACAGGCCGGACTGGGAAATCACCGGTTTTGACCTTTACGATTACAACCTTGCGCCGTTTGAAGGGATGAAGAATTTTACTTTCAAAAAGGGCGATATTTTTAAGGAAGACGCATGGCTTGAAGAGCAGATTGCAGCCTGCAACACGCTGCTTCCGCTTGCAGGGGTGGCAAAGCCCAAGATTTACATTGAAAAGCCTGTCTGGACGTTCTCGCTTGATTTTGAACAGAACCTGAAGTGTGTCCGCTGGTGCGCGAAGCACGGCAAACGCGTTATCTTCCCGTCAACGTCCGAGGTCTATGGCATGAGCACCGACAAGGAGTTCAAAGAAGACGAAAGCCCGCTCATTACCGGCCCTATCAAGAAAATGCGCTGGATTTACAGCTGCTCAAAGCAGATGATGGACAGAGTTATTTTCGGTTACGGTCAGGAACAGGGACTTGATTTCACGCTTTTCCGCCCGTTCAACTGGATGGGTCCGCGCCTTGACACCTTTGACGATGCTTCAAGGCATGAAGCGCGTGCGATTACACAGATGATTTACGACATTCTAAACCGCGGCGGTATTTCGCTTGTCGGCGGAGGGGAGCAACGCAGAAGCTTTACCTGGGTCGGCGACGCAATCGAAGGACTTGCGCACATTGTTGACAATAAAGAGGGCAAGGCGACCGGCGAAATTTTCAACATCGGCAACCCGTACAACCATTACTCAATAAAGGAAATGGCTGAAATGACAATTGACGCGCTGAAGGAATTTCCGCAGTACAAAGCGAAGGCGGAGGCGGCAAAAATAGAAATCGTCGCGCCGGAACAGTATTACGGAAAGGCTTACGACGACGCTCAGGACCGCAAGCCGTCAATCGAGAAGATGGAGCGCGTATTCGGCTGGAAACCGGCGACGAATATGCACGACATGCTTGTAAAGACGATTCAGTATTACGCCGATAACGGAGCAAAGTAATGACGAGGCTTGCCGTAAAGGTTGACGTCGATACGCTGCGCGGCTACGTTGAGGGTGTCCCCCGCATGCTGGACATCTTTGCGAAGCACGGCGTTAAAGCGAGCATATATTTTTCTTTCGGTCCCGACAATTCCGGAAAGGCAATACGCAGAATTTTCCGCAAGGGCTTTATATCCAAGATGCTGCGCACGAAAGCGCCGTCCACCTACGGAATTAAAACTCTGATGTACGGCACTCTGCTTCCTGCGCCTCTCATAGTTCCTGAGCAGCCTGACATCGTGAAACGCGCGTTCGACGAGGGACACGAGACCGGAATACACGCGTGGGATCACGTTTACGTGCAGGACTGTCTTGCCGGAATATCAAAGGAAAAATATCTGAAACTATACGGAAAGGCTTCCGCTCTCTACGAAAAAATATGCGGCTGCAAAGCGTCTTCAATCGCGGCGCCGGGCTGGCAGCTTTCGCATACCGTGCTTGAATCGGAGCAGGAGCTCGGGCTTGCTTTCGCAAGCGACGTGCGCGGTTATTCGCCGTTCCTGCCCGTTTTTGAAGGCGTTGAATACAATGTGCCGCAGATTCCTTCCACACTGCCTACTATGGACGAAATATACGGGCTTCCGGGCGTGAACGACGAAACAATACCGGGCATTTGGTATGACGGAATGGACAAGGAATGGAACGTTGTTACTGTTCATGCGGAGATGGAGGGCATTTCAAAAGCCGGTGTGCTTGACCGTTTCCTGACGCTTTGCAAAAACAGGGGTACGGAATTCTTCACGCTCGGCGAATACGCAAAACAGGCGCCGCTTCCGCGCTGCGAGGTCGTAATGGGCAATCTGACGGGGCGCGCTGGAACCCTTGCGGTGCAGAAAGAGCTGTAATTCTTAATTAAAACGGAGAAGAACAATGGATAAAATTTCTCTTGTGCTTATAGTTGCTTCAGCATGCACGAACGCCATGGGCAGCACGATTATGAAGCATGCTTACGGTGGAGACGGAGGACTGCTTTCCGGCGGAATAATCTCCGCGTTTTTGAAAATTCTGCTTAATCCGTGGATAGTGCTGGGGCTTTCGATGTTCGGAATTTCTTTCTTCTTTATGGCTGCGGCTTTGTCGCGCTCCGAACTGACTTTTGCCTATCCGCTGATGTCGGCAATAGTCTATCTCATACTTCTTGCCGTCGGCTATTTCGTTTTCCACGAAAATATCACGATATTCCGCCTCGGCGGCATGGGATTTATCCTTGCGGGAATAATACTGCTGACGATAAACAAGTAAATTCAAAATTAAATTAAGGAGAATGCTGTTTGAATAACAACACTTTGAAGATTGTGCGCTGACCGGAAGGTTTGCGAAAAACAATCTTATCGTGAGCCTTCCAAATTTTGGAACAATGTTGGGAGGTCGCACAATGAACAGGGAAAATAAACGAAAAACATTTGAAAAATGTTATTACAAAACTCACACATGCAGAGAGAGTTTTGTGTGCAAAGTCTGCGACAGAGAAGTCTTCCCTGAGGGAGCGGGAAGCAGACACAGAAATCACTGTCCTAACTGTCTTACCAGTCTGCACGTTGATATTGAACCCGGAGACAGAGCGTCGAACTGCGGCGGATATATGGAACCTGTGGCTGTGTTTGTACGCAGGAACGGTGAGTGGGCGATAATCCACCGCTGCAAGAAATGCGGGGCGCTGAGCGCAAACAGGATTGCCGCTGACGACAATCCCTTGAAACTTATGTCAATTGCTTTAAGACCACTTGCAAACCCGCCGTTTCCGGTCGAAAGGCTTGAGGAACTGACAAGGCTTATGGGCGGTGAAGGCAGACTGGAATAATATTCTGCAGGATTATAACGCAACAGAGCGGACAGATTTTCTGCCCGCCCTGTTTTGTTCTGCTATCTTTTATACCACGGGAATTTTTCCGCCATGCCCGGGCGGCGGGGTATGCCTTTCGTCGTCTGCGATATTTTTTCCCACACGGCGAGGAAATGTTTTGCTTCGCCGATTTCATACGGCAGGAGTTTCGGCGAGGAAAGTCCGAGCGTCTGCCACTTCGCGCCGATTTCGTTTATTTCGTCAACGACTCGGGGACCTTTGAAGGCGATGATTTTTCCCTTTATTTTTGCCAGAGGCGCGAGATATTCCGCAAGTACGCCTGTTGCGCAGACGGCGCGCGCCGTTACGACCGAGAATTTTTCCAAATGAGTTTTCGCGAATTCTTCCGAGCGTGCGCAGACAACGGTTACATTGCCAAGGCAGAGCGCGGCGGCGATTTTTTCCACCAGAGCGCATTTTTTCGCTATGCTGTCAAGAAGAGTGACCTGCGCTTTCGGACGGCATACCGCAAAAACTAAGCCTGGAAGCCCACCGCCTGTTCCCACGTCTATGAATTTTCCTTCTTCGGGCAGCAGCGAAACGGCTGCAGCGCAGTCGGAGATGTGTTCTTTCCAGAGCGTTTCTTCGTCCGAGGGGCCGACAAGGCGCGCGGTTTCGTTCGCGTGAAGCAGGAGCTGAGCGTATTTTCTCAGCAGGGTTTCTTTTTCGACGGCTTCCGCCATTGATGCTGTCATAAAATCAAAATTTTCCATCCAACTCACTCCAAAAGCGAGAATTATTTCCCCAACAAGTGTATAATAATGATAGCACAAACGGCAGAAGAGGGTGAACCTTTATGGAGCAGTTCGAAAAGGGGACAAAATTTTACAGCGGCATTACGCCCGTTCTTGATTTGAACGGCACGTGGCGCGAGATGGGGCGGCAGTACGGCGCCCTGCTTTCCGCTGAACTTAAGGATATGTACAACAGGGCAGTCTGCGGAAAACTTTTCGGCGAATACGGCTGTATCGAAGAAGATGCGCTGGTTTCCGCCCGCAAATTGTTTAACAGCTATCCTTTCCGTTTCAAGGATTTCTTTGCCGGAATGGAGGAAACTTCAGGCCTGGCGCTTGACCAGCTCAAACTTGTCAATGCGGTTGAATTCGTCTCTTTTTCAAACGGACTTCTTTCAGGCTGTTCCGGTGTGGCTGTGTGGGGCGATTACGCGCAGAACGGGCTTGTTTTCGGAAGGAATTACGATTACTGCGACTGGCTGAAGGATTTTGCAAAGGATTTTGTCTTTACGGCGTTTCACCCTGCCGACGGCTCGCTTGCGGTGCTTACCGCGTCTTACGCAGGGGAAATATACGCCGTAAACGGTTTGAACGAGAAGGGAATTTTCCTTGAACTCAACAACGGGGCGTTTTCAGGCGGAACCCTGAGCTTTGAAAACAGAAAATCCGCCGTTGCAGAGCTTTTTGAATGTCTGCTTGACGTTTCTACGTTGGACGAGGTAGACGCGTTTTTCCAGACTGTAAAGTCGAGTTTCGCGTATCTGATAGGCGTCAGCGACGGTCAGATAGCACGCTGCTACGAGTGGCCGACCTTCGGTGTTGAGCTGCGCAAGACTCATACAAGGCCAGGGCTTATAGTGCTTACAAACCATTTTACGGAACCTTCATGGGGGCTGCCGCGGCCAAATGACGAAAAATCGTTCAAAACGGTTGAACGACGCGACAACCTGCTGACACTTGCCAAACATTTCAAGGGTTCAATAGACGTTGAGACAATGAAAGGCATTATGGATACTAAACTTGAAAACGGCGGCTCCAAGTTTGACGCAACCGTTTATCAGCTTGTCGCTGAGCCGGGAAAACTTCATATCTGGTTTAAGGTTTCGGACGCACAGGACTGGACTCTGCTTGACGCGAAGCCGCTTCTGCGTCCCAGACAGGCATAGCTTTGGACAGGGAAGAACTTCTGCGGCTTATAAAAGATCTGGTAAAACTTCCGAGCGTTACCGAAAGCGCGGAGGAGTCCCTGCCTGCGTTTTTCCTGCAGCGCCGTTTTCAGCAGCTTCCGTACTTCAAAGAGCATGGGGACGCACTGACGCTGATTGATACGCCGCTTGAGGGCTCAAAACACGAGCTTAAGGCGCTTGCCGCGTTTGTACGCGCCGATTGCGGAACAAACCGCACAGTTCTGCTGATTTCCCATTTTGACGTCGTTTCTGCCGAATGCTACGGACAGCTTCAGCCATTTGCTTTTGACTGTGACGCTCTCGGCGAAAAGTTTGGGAATAAAGACGAAAACAGACTGTACGGACGCGGTGTTATGGATATGAAAGCTGGGTCGGCAATTAACGCACTGCTTGTTGAGGATTTTGCGAAGAATACTTCGCTGTTTGACGTTAACGTCCTGGCGCTGTTTGTCGGAGATGAGGAAAACAGCTCCGCCGGAGCAAGAGGCGTTCTGCCGTATGTTGCGGAGCTTAAGAAAAAATACGGGCTGGATTATCTCTGCGCAATAGATACAGAGCCTGGAGAAGCAGGCTGTACCGATCAAAAGGGCGCAATGATATATCTCGGCACTCTCGGCAAGCTTATGCCGGCTTTTTACGCGCACGGCGTATCCGAACACGTGAACGCCTGTTACAAAGGCTTTTCGGCGGCGCTTGCAGTCGCGAAAATCATAGCGCGCGCCGAATGCAGCGCTGCGCTTGCAGACCCTGCAGAGGATTTCTGCGAAACGTCCTGGATATGTCTCGACGCGAAAACTATGTGCGACAAATACAGCGTGACGCTTCCTGACAGGGCTTACGCGTATTTTAACTGCTTCGTTACGAATGACACGCCGGAAACGCTGCTTTCAAAAATGAGGCTGACGGCGGCAAACGCGCTGAAAGAATGCTCAGAACAGCTCGAACGCTCATGCCTGCAGCTGAGAAATACAGGCTACAAGGGCGCTGCTTTTGTGCCTCCGGCGGCGCGAGTAATGACGCTTGCCGAACTTGAAACTGCGGCGAGAAACAAAGCCGGCACAGGCTTTGACAGCCTTATGGAAGAATTTATGAATTCGCTGCCCGCGGGCGATATGCGGGCAAGAGGCATTAGTATCGTTGACAGGCTTGCGCTGCTTGCGGATATAGAAGAACCTTACGTGGTGTGTTTCTTCCTGCCTCCGTGGCTTCCGGCAAGAAGCGATTACAACGGCGGCGCAAGGGAGGAAAGCGTCCTCTCCGCTGCCCGCAGCCTGATTAAAACGGCGGCTGAGAAATACGATACGGAGCTTAAAGAGATACGCTGGTTTGCGGGGCTGTGCGATTTGAGCTATACAGGCGCGGCGCTGTCGCCTGAAGATGCGGAAAGCTACAGAAACAGCCTGCCGGGTGGCGACGCGATATACAAAATGCCGCTTGACGCTATGCTTCAGCTGGGAATGCCTGTCGCAAATCTCGGCCCTTCCGGCGAAAATCCGCACAGGAAAGACGAGTATCTGAATCTGCACTATTCGCTTGACATTCTGCCGCAGCTTCTTAAGGAATTTATAGCGGAGCTGTCGCTGAACGTAAAATAAAAACAAAGGAGCAGGATATTTATGCTGGACGACGAAGTCCGATTACGGCAGGCAACGACTGAAGACGCAGAGGAAATCAGGGACGTTGCGTGGCAGTCCATGGAGTACCTGGAACTTGACGCCGACGAGATGAACGAATTTAGGGAAATACTTGACATCAGCCCGTCTCTTATCGAGAACAACGTTGCGTACGCGGCGGAGAACTCGGAAACCGAAGAAATTTTGGGCTTTTACATCATTGAACGCAGCGTGGAAGAATTCCTCCTCCGGTATCTTTGCGTTTCGCCGGATTACATGGGCACAGGTATAGGAGAAACACTCTTCCTGAACGCCTGTGAAATGGCGGAAGAAGCAGGGGCGGAAAAACTGTATATTATATGCCACAAAAACAATATTGAATTTTACGCCGGAATGGGCGCTGAGCAGTGCGGTGAATATGCCGTTGAAATCAACGGAAGAAGCGTAATTTTTCAGAAGCTTCAGCTGCAGCTCTGCTCGGAAGAATAAACGGCACGGGATAAAATTATGGAACTGGCAGGAATTATTGACCATACAAACCTTCAGCCGGACGCGTCGGAAAGCGACATCAGACAGCTTTGCGCCGAAGCTCGGCAGTACCGTTTTGCTTCCGTATGCGTGAACCCGTGCAGCGTCAGGCTTGCCGCAAAGGAGCTTGAAGGCAGCGGCGTGGAGGTCTGCGCCGTCTGCGGTTTTCCTCTCGGCGCCAATACCACGGAAACGAAAGTTTTTGAGGCTGAAAGAGCATTCAAAGATGGCGCGTCGGAAATAGACATGGTTATAAACGTCGGAAAACTCAAAGAGGGAAACGACGGATACGTGCTGAACGAAATAAAGGCTGTTGTTGAAGCGGTTCCGCAGGCAGTTGTTAAGGTGATTATCGAAACCTGTCTGCTGTCTCGCGAAGAAAAAATAAGGGCGTGCAGGCTTGTGAAACAGTCCGGTGCTGCATACGCCAAAACTTCAACTGGCTTTTCAAAAAGCGGAGCGACAGCCGAAGACGTGAAGCTTATGCGCGAAACGCTGGGCGAAGGTTTCGGCATAAAGGCGGCAGGGGGAATACGCAGCCGAAGCTTTGCGGAGGAGCTTGTAAGAGCAGGCGCGGACAGAATCGGAGCGTCAAAATCAGTTGAAATATGTAAGCGGTAAGAGCTACGAGCTATAAGCTGCAAGCTATAAGCAGTAAGCAAAAAGCTATAAGCTATAAGCAGTAAGCAAAAAGCAAAAAGCAAAAAGCAAAAAGCTATAAGCTATAAGCAGTAAGCAAAAAGCAAAAAGCAAAAAGCAAAAAGCAAAAAGCAAAAAGCAAAAAGCAAAAAGCTTAAAGCTTAAAGCTGATAGCTTATAGCTTAAAGCTCTTATAGCTTATAACTCCCATTATTCATTCTTTTGTAAAGCAGTATTTCGCCGGCACGCACGCTGCCGGCTCTTTTATTCAGCACCTGACTGTATTTCTAAATTGTATAGTATTATCCGAAAATTATGTATATATTGCAAAATGAATGTTTTTTGCGATTTGCTATTGAAATTGTCAGACTATTGTGTATAATCTGTTATCAAGAAATCAAAAGGACCGATTAGGATTGTCTGCAGCGCATGTCAGAATTGTCAGACAATTGACACGGAGCAACGGAAGGAAGATTTTTGTGGCAGAAGAAACAAAAAAAACTGCTGAAAACGAAGGAACAATAGACGTCAGCAAACTTATGAGGAAATATGATACGGAAGCCCGCTACAGGCTGCTTGCAGGCTGGGCGGCGCTTTTGGTAACGGTTATTGCCGTGGCAATGTCATGTTTCCATTTTTATACGTCCGGTTTCGGACAGCTTATAGCGCAGAAACAGGGAGCGATGCACCTCGCGTTCACGCTTGTGCTTGTATTCCTTCTCTATCCTGCAAGCCAGAAGCATTGCAGCCACAACAAAATAGCATGGTACGATTACGTATTTGCGGCACTCGCCGCCGCTTCCGCGCTGTACATAGTATTCTTCTTTGAGGATATTGCTCTCCGCGCAGGAATGCCTTCAACGCTTGACCTTGCAATGGGCTTCCTTATGATTGCGGCACTGCTTGAGGCAACGCGCCGCGTTTCCAATCCCGTGCTCCCCGTTTTGGCGGTAATTGCGCTGCTTTACTGCTATTTCGGCAGATACATGCCTGAGCTTATCCAGCACAGGGGCTTTACCGTAAAACGCATAATCAACCACATGTATCTGGGAACAGAAGGCATTTTCGGCATGCCTCTGCAGGTTTCCTCAACGTTTGTTTTCATGTTTATACTTTTCGGTGCCGTGCTTGAAAAAACAGGGCTCGGAAAATTCATTATCGACCTTTCAATGGCTCTTGCGGGCTGGTCTGCAGGCGGCCCCGCAAAGGTTGCCGTAGTCAGTTCAGGCTTGATGGGAACAGTTTCGGGTTCTTCCGTTGCCAACGTCTGCACGACAGGTATGTTCACAATACCTCTTATGAAGAGCGTTGGCTACGAACCGAAATTTGCAGGCGCTGTTGAAGCCGTCGCCTCTACCGGAGGACAGATAATGCCGCCGGTTATGGGGGCTGGCGCCTTTATAATGGCGGAGCTTCTCGGTGTGCCGTATCTTGAAGTGGCTCTTGCCGCCACGGTTCCCGCGCTGCTTTACTATTTCGCCGTTATGGTGCAGGTACACTTTGAAGCCACCCGTCTCGGACTTAAAGGCATTCCTTTTTCCCAGCTTCCGTCAGCATGGGCGCTGCTTAAGAAAAAAGGCTTCCTGCTCCTTCCGCTTATAGCGATAGTTTATCTGCTCGTATCCGGCTACACGCCGCTTATGGCAGCGTTTTGGGGCATAATTATCAGCTTTGCCCTTTCATGGCTCAGCAAAGACACGCGCCTTACGCCTTCACGGCTCAAAGAAGCGTTTGAATCGGGCGCAAGAGGCTCCATAAGCGTAGCCTGCGCGTGCGCCACTGTCGGTATAATCGTCGGCATGAGCACCTTGACAGGACTTGCATTGAGAATTGCAAACGCGATAGTTTCCCTTGCCGGCGGAAATCTGTTCCTGACGCTTTTCTTCACGATGATAACAAGCATTCTGCTTGGAACAGGTTTGCCGACAACCGCAAACTTTATAATAACGAGCGCTATGGCTGCTCCTGCTCTTCTGCAGCTCGGCATACCGCCGAAAGCGGCCTACATGTTCGTATTCTATTTCGGAATTGCGGCAGACCTCACACCGCCTGTTGCCCTCGCAGCCTACGCAGGCTCAGGCATTGCAGGGTCTGACCCCATGAAAACGGGCTTTACGGCGTTCAAACTTGCGCTTGCAGGTTTTTTGGTTCCGTTCGTGTATGTCTACAATCCGATACTGCTCTTTATCGACGCCCGGTTTGTACCTATGCTTCAGGCAGTCGTAACGGCTCTTATCGGAGTATTCCTGCTCGCAATGGCTACAATCGGCTATTACAAGGCAAAGCTTTCGCTTCTGCTCCGTGCGGTTGCTTTGGGAGGAGCCATGCTGCTTCTGGTGCCCGGCACCCGCAGTGACATAGCCGGAATAGCAATACTTGCAGCCATATACTTTATCCAGCGTTACAAGTCAAAAACCGTAATTGCGGTTAAATAAAAAGGCAGATTTTAAGCCTTAAACAGGGAGGAAAACACAATGAAAAAAGCAAAAGCAATATTCCTGGCAGCACTGCTTGCAGCATCTGTTCTCTGTGCAAGCGCGGCATTCGCGGCTCCGACGTACATGTCAATAGCCACCGGAGGCACAAGCGGCACCTATTACGCAGTCGGCGGTGCTCTTGCGGAAGTGGTTTCAAAAGAAGGCAAAATCAAAGCAACGGCTGAAACCGGCAACGCATCAATCGCAAACGCAAACCTTGTCAACAACGGCGAAATTGAAATAGCGTTCGTACAGAACGATATCGCAGCATGGGGCGCAAAGGGCGAACTCATGTTTGCGGGCAAACCGCTCAAAAACATCCGTGCGGTTGCATCGCTCTATCCTGAGCACATCCAGTTCATCATTGCCAAAAACGCGAAAATCAAAACGATTAACGATCTCAAGGGCAAAAGAGTAGGAACAGGAGCTCCCGGAAGCGGCACTGAAGGCGACGTTATGGCAATACTCAATGCAGCCGGAATGAGCGTTAAAGACTTAAAGGCAAACCCGCTTGACTTTGCTCAGACGTCAGCGCGTTTCAAAGACAATCAGATTGATGCCGGACTTGTAGTTGCAGGTTATCCGACAGCTTCAATAATGGATCTTACGACGTCAAAAGACGTTGACCTTCTGAACTTTGACAAGGCGTTCCTTGACAAACTTCACAAAAAATATCCGTTCTTCATTGCAAGCAAGGTTCCTGCAAAGACCTACAAAGGCATAGACCACGAAACCAACACGCCTGCGGTTATGGC from Candidatus Equadaptatus faecalis encodes:
- a CDS encoding TAXI family TRAP transporter solute-binding subunit, which codes for MKKAKAIFLAALLAASVLCASAAFAAPTYMSIATGGTSGTYYAVGGALAEVVSKEGKIKATAETGNASIANANLVNNGEIEIAFVQNDIAAWGAKGELMFAGKPLKNIRAVASLYPEHIQFIIAKNAKIKTINDLKGKRVGTGAPGSGTEGDVMAILNAAGMSVKDLKANPLDFAQTSARFKDNQIDAGLVVAGYPTASIMDLTTSKDVDLLNFDKAFLDKLHKKYPFFIASKVPAKTYKGIDHETNTPAVMAILITNAKVADKDIYNFLDAMYKNTAHLAAVHQKGKEIKLATALKGISIPLHPGAEKFFKDKGVIKK